Part of the Quercus robur chromosome 5, dhQueRobu3.1, whole genome shotgun sequence genome, ctatttttcaagcaaaaaataaaaaaaaataaaaaaaagaagaaaaaaaaagggaagaagctGTTGCTGGGATAATGGAAGATAAAGACGGAGAGGTAATAAGTGATTCGAGACTTGAAGCTACTGGTGCCTTGCCGGTGTTGTTTCCATGGACAGCCGAAAAGATGTGATTTTGAATTCTGTTCTGTTAATGCAGGATGTGTCAAATATCCTTTGACCTATATCATTGTGGACTTTATAAAAGAATATATTGAATAATTGGAAGGAAGTAGTTTACAAGCACAAGGTTATGATACTTGTAGGTAAGCTATTGGCAAGaagataaacaaattaacaaaacatTGTTGAAGAACTTAGATGATTTAATCAGCTTAGATATTCAATTTCGCACATTTCTTATGATTAGATTTACATCTCTTGGGGTATGTGATCCTATCTTTTCTCAGGAAAATCttgataaaaaaattcagatctttTATAAGAATTATTACACCCTTGACTAACTTGGCAAATGACATTTTGTTGCGGGACCATGAGATTCATGCTCCCTTGTCTTGCACAATGTATTGGGCTGTTCACTTCCTAATCCCAAAGTGTGcatgggttaggttgggtttgGAATAGTTTTAATCCCAACACGATATTATTAGTTTAAGAAATTTCCAACCAAATTCAGTTCATGTAACTCTAAAACAAACCCAATCAGGTattgagttgggttgggttgagacTATTTTGcttgatcaaataaaaaaaatttgggttttaatcCAACTATTTAAGCTTATTCAAGAAATAAGTACGAATTACACAATTAAGcctaatatttcaattttcatcatAATTAAGTCTCAAAATAGTGAAAATACCAAATAAATTAAACCAACAAAGTTAAACTAAATTCCAAAATCTAAACAActcaaagttaaaatttttaaataattatatatatatatatatatttttaactattAATAGTGTGGGTTTACTTGCGTTGAAAATTTGTCAACCTAAATTTGATCCTACCCaatcttcaaaataaaattttaacccaACTGAACCCGTCAACCCACAAAAAACCTAGTTGTGATGTTAGGTTGGGTTTGATCTTGTTTGTCAGGTTGGTAGATTGAAAGTACACCCCTGGTCATAGCATGGAGATGAAGATGATAAATCTGTATAAAAACTGAGTAGAAGGAAACAAATCTGTTAATGCAAAGTCACGAATTCACTTTGATTTTATTGCCAAAACTCTAAAGTCTAAAGTCAGTTGGATGATTTTATATTGTAGATAATTGTAACACCACAGGAGAGGATACTGGCCTCGGTGCATGAACCTCAGCTACGCACCTTTTCTGACTCTGACTTAACCAGGGCAATTTCCTTTGTGGCCCTAAATTCGTTGGCTTCTATTCTACTAAacgctttaaaaaaaattgactctaAATTCTACTTAAACAAAAAGTTGGCTTTTGACAtttgaataaatattatgtTCTTTGATAAAGGACTGCAATAAAAAAACGCACAGACCTCTGACTTTGTTGACGTCAAgattatcaaaatgaaaatagtgGGATCTCTTCATGTGGGCAGGGGGCTTACTTGAAAATCCCTACCCTTGACTTGGGCAACTAAGAAAggttatataaataaaaattgaactgATAATGAGGTAGTGGTGGTATTGGTTTGCACGTTGAACTGCCTCCAACTTGAAATATGGCCATGCCAAATTATAAATTGATGAtcctaatttgtttgttttcaagCACAATGGGAAACTGCATGGATGTAGTGTCCTATtcacaaaagaagaagatcaaAGTTCTCATCTTTAATGGAGGAGAGAAAGAGTTCAATGCTTCAACACCAGTTGAGAAGATCACTTCTGGTCCTTACAATGGCTTTGAGCTGGTGCACCATGCCCAGCCTTATTCACCATTGCCACCCAACACTAGGCTAGAACCAGGGGAGGTTTATTACCTTGTACCACTCCTGACACAGCCTAATTACCCATGGATGTCTTCGAAAACGGCCAACCACAAAACTGGCAAGAGAATGACAATAAAGATTGTAGTGACTAAGGAACAGTTTCAGTTACTGTTAAGAAGCACAAAGAAGTTCCCGTCTGAAGAAATTTCAGTCAGATCTTTGGGGGGCTTTCGAGTAGGAGAAGGGTGTCAGAAATGGCAGCCATCCTTAACTACCATTCCTGAGGTATATTAGCATCCTCTTCATTTGGAATAGATCCATATGATGGTTCAGAttagatattacaaatttaaaggtGTATCTAAAgctatgttatttaaaattttaaatgacacgGAACTTTGTACACTATCAGATTCAGGAAACACAGTCTTAACCACTCTATTTCAAGTGAGACAGAGATGAGTGATAGGACAACTTCTGgtatctttcttcctttttctaaCTAGTTGTGCCATAACCATTTCTCCATGGAAATTGTATATATAGCACATAACTATATATTTCAATCAAACAATGGTGAAGAGAACAGCAGTTCGGGATTCTCAGACTTCTCAatgtatttcttctttttgttctagCAATGTAGGGAAAATTTTCAGTGTAGGATGTAGAATATGTTTATGACAGTTGTATTTTCTGTCTACAATTTGCTACAGTTGTTTCAAGCTATGACAGTCatgtaaaatgtgttttcctACCAAATCAATTACAACAGTTGTATATGACTTGTGGCTTGTGTTAACTAATGACGTTTTACAGTTGTTTCTTGCTACAATTGTTGTACGGATTGCTTTCCATCCTATCTAGTTACGAAAGCCATAGGACTTGTCATTATAGAGTAACAAGTGACAGTAGTATATCTCACTAGAATTCTGCAAAAGTATTAGTTTCACAATAGATGTGTATATTACATAGTTCAAAAGAATCTCGTAATCATTTGTATCTTTGTATTAATTTCACACTTCCATGATTTTGTGGCACCCATGCTATTATACAGAAGAGTTGCTTTAGCAACTTCAGAGGCCAGCCAGACTCTAGCTTTGTTACCTAAATTCATGGAATGAATATTTTCTGACTCTGGGTAAGTTTAATGCCATAGTTACCATAACAGAAGACATGTTTGTTGTGGAGCATGCGGGTATGTAGCAAATgccttataaaaaatttcaggaaGACTAAAATCCAGTGAGAGTATTTAGTTTCATAAAAAGGTTATAAAATGTATGCTTTCAAGTACTTTGTTATAAGAAATGTTATAAGGACTGGGTTTCCCAATGTGTTTTGTTGATACATAATATCTTCATGTTAGAAACTTCAGCATCTTGTCAAGATTTCTCATTTAGGCTCACATAACTTTTGAAAGtctgatttttatttatgtCAAATGATTTCTCATTTCCCAAATTTATCATAAAGTTGCAGTTTTCAATTATGTTTCAAATTCAACATGATTTTGCCATTGAGTCCTGGCTCAAATGGCAGTTCCTCTTTCCACAAGAGCGTATGGAAGGTGAGATCATGAGTTCAAAAACTCATTATGTGTGTAagtcattaataaaaaaaaaaaatcagcaccATTTCGGTCCATAAAAAAAAGGCAGTTGAAAGTTCATTTCCTTCTTACTATTCACAAGTATGGAAGCAAAACCATATTGGATACAATTTACACAATATCACACAGAAGACAAAACAAATCTAACACATCACAAAGTCAATTCCCCCCATTCTAATCAGACCTTTATTTCTTCTAACTATCTTGGTTAAACTTCGTTTGTGTATCTACATTTGAAAATCACACAAAGTGGCTGATGAATCAAATGATTTCAGATTTCCTCATAATTTCAACTTTCTCCAATGTAGGGAATATTCACAATGCTTTTGTTACCCTGCAGCAATTGGAAACCACAAGAAGTTTAATATTTGACAGCCAAAGTTAATGCAAAAGTCATCTTTAAATCATCTAGGAGTTTCAATGCATTAGGCTAAATTAGTAATAGCTGTACCAAGAATGCTGAGTAAACAGAGGAAAAAACCTTGTAGATGAGTTTGCATGTCTATTCTTTCTATTATCATCCACCTTCATTGATGCAGCTTCCTTTTCTCTAGCTGCTGcttctctcttcattttcttaGACTCTACTTCAATGGCTTTTGTCAACGCATCAACCTTCTTTATGAGCACCTGCATGGAATTTTACCACATGCAATCAAtactctgagagagagagagagagcatagtTTCTTATACATTACctttatttcttcatctttaGTATTCAAAGTACTTTCTTTCACATCACAAAGCTTCCTTAAGTTGATGACTTCCTTTTGAAGTCTATCATACAGCAATCCTGAGACCACATCTTCATTACTTCCTTTGTTTTGTGGATCTTCATCGCCTccacttttggattttctttctgGTGAGGCTGTTGTTTCATCATTATCTGTGTCCTCCTTTTCATTGCTATCAACAACTTTACTTCTAGATGCCCATATACTTTTTTTCAGCATATTTTCTCCAGAAGCatgtttctttttcaagttaTTTGCTTGTTTGAGCTCTAGAGTAACATTGGCTATTTCATTTTCTACAATGGGGTTTTGCAATGGAGAGCTTCTACTGACAGTAGAAGCCCTTGGCTGGGATGTAGACCTCTTTCTTAGTCCACCATTGCTTGTTAAAAAGCCAAATATGTTGCTGGACTTTTCTGTTTTTGGGGACTTACAGAATCTGTTAGGGTTGATTGAGAAACTCGAGGAATCCTTCAAACCTTCTTCAATTATTTTAAGTCTCAGCTTTAATTTATCCTGAATTAAATTCACATTAGTACAGATATTTTACAGATTTAAgagatcaaaagaaaaaagaagataggAAATTATATGTTCACCTTAAGTTGTGCTTCTGCCTTGGCTGTTCTCTCTGATATGGCTAGTTTGTCTCTCAGTCGCTGCATCTCTGCCTACATTTGCAAGGTACGATTAATCAAACAGAAAATATATGTAACAAATGCCTTCATCTGTATATTTACTTGAGTTCTAACATTAACATTGCTTTTCTTGTTTATACTTCAATgatctttttgttcttgtttttaaATATCTTTGATCATGTATGGATTTAGCTAGCTAATTAAAACTGCAGAATCAGTCCCACATTCACAATAAGGGTATGTTTAAAGtggaaaatgtttaaaaaatattgggcTTCCTATAATTTTATGGGAAAGGAAAATACCTGCAGAATTCTTCTCTCTTCCAACCATTGCTTGACAGGCATTACTTTGTCATTTTCATCTTTCCACTCATTAGCCACCACAGTTGCAACTCTGTTTGCTGAAACTTTGACTCTTGCTAACTCCCTTTCCAGTGTTCTCTTTTCCTCCTGAGAAGTTGGACAAAACCATGGTtagaaatttgaacaaaatccaaaaaatcgAAATCATCAGAAGACTTGGTAAATAAATTTTCAGTGGAACACTTGAAATCACCACATATCTATGAAACATACATGCAATTCTTCTATTTGCCGCCGGTAGTCACGTATAGCATTAGCAGCAGCCCCACCTACTAGAATAGCCTCCTCAAGTTCTTGAATGGTTTGGCTCAGCTTTTCAACCTCTAAAACCTTTTGGCGATTGGTTTTCTCAAGAATTCTGTTCTCCTCCTGCATGTGTTATGTATAAACTGGGTTAATTACTCTTCATTATCTTGATCAGAAAAAAAGCATCTGATGCAAAATCATGCCTGGCAGATCTCTATCTGTCTCTTCAATTcatagttttgattttgaacCTCCTCTACTATTAAAGCCCTTTCTAGAGCact contains:
- the LOC126726904 gene encoding microtubule-associated protein 70-5; this encodes MVSYEEQVACDELSLSHPDPLVLELNRLQNLLKEKDRELGNAQGEIKALRATEALKDKAVEELRNEVDKMEEKLRVTENLLDHKNLEVKKLTSEKKDALAAQYAAEATLRRVYANQKEDDSLPIESVIAPLEAEIKMYKNEIAAMQEDKKALERLTKSKESALLEAERILRSALERALIVEEVQNQNYELKRQIEICQEENRILEKTNRQKVLEVEKLSQTIQELEEAILVGGAAANAIRDYRRQIEELHEEKRTLERELARVKVSANRVATVVANEWKDENDKVMPVKQWLEERRILQAEMQRLRDKLAISERTAKAEAQLKDKLKLRLKIIEEGLKDSSSFSINPNRFCKSPKTEKSSNIFGFLTSNGGLRKRSTSQPRASTVSRSSPLQNPIVENEIANVTLELKQANNLKKKHASGENMLKKSIWASRSKVVDSNEKEDTDNDETTASPERKSKSGGDEDPQNKGSNEDVVSGLLYDRLQKEVINLRKLCDVKESTLNTKDEEIKVLIKKVDALTKAIEVESKKMKREAAAREKEAASMKVDDNRKNRHANSSTRVTKAL